A part of Gramella sp. MAR_2010_147 genomic DNA contains:
- a CDS encoding glycoside hydrolase family 28 protein — translation MKKFILLLCFVLLGVNTHAQLSQPQRKAAIKEIVDRIQLPKIPDYTVSITKFGAKGDSVSDNKKAFDRAMNHLQKRKGGTLIVPKGVYTVNGPIHFVSNVNLHLEEGAKIRFGDDPKNYPLVLTSWEGTMLYNYSPLIYGNELENNAITGKGTIDGEGGGAWAAWKQLEDKDKQLSREMNHSGVSIEKRIFGEGHYLRPQLIQFVNSQNILLEDVTIEDAPFWCVHLLKSKSATVRRLKFDAHNFNNDGIDAEYASDILIEEVEFDNGDDNIAIKAGRDHEGRANSATPSENIVIRNNLLKGLHGVVIGSEMSAGVQNIYVENNKASGYLKRGIYFKTNPDRGGFIRNIYINNIELQKVEDCFYITANYHGEGEGFNSKISDVFISNVTCEEATGTAVVIQGFEQSKVENVKLTNIKVNRTKNATSITNTKNVIFEEVIIGEEATVPTSVSGKE, via the coding sequence ATGAAAAAGTTTATACTACTACTATGCTTCGTCTTATTGGGAGTGAATACCCATGCCCAGTTATCTCAACCTCAAAGAAAGGCAGCCATTAAGGAGATCGTGGATAGGATCCAGCTTCCAAAGATTCCCGATTATACTGTTTCTATAACAAAATTCGGAGCTAAAGGAGATTCTGTTTCAGATAATAAAAAAGCTTTTGACCGGGCTATGAATCACCTTCAGAAACGAAAAGGAGGAACACTCATAGTCCCAAAAGGAGTATATACAGTTAATGGTCCAATTCATTTTGTGAGTAATGTAAATCTTCATCTGGAAGAAGGAGCGAAGATCAGGTTTGGAGATGATCCTAAAAATTATCCTCTGGTCCTTACCAGTTGGGAGGGAACTATGCTGTACAATTACAGTCCGCTTATCTACGGGAATGAACTTGAAAATAACGCCATTACCGGAAAGGGTACTATAGATGGAGAAGGTGGAGGAGCCTGGGCAGCCTGGAAGCAGCTTGAAGATAAGGATAAGCAGCTGAGCAGGGAAATGAACCATTCCGGAGTTTCAATAGAGAAAAGAATCTTCGGTGAAGGGCATTACCTTCGCCCGCAATTGATCCAGTTTGTGAATTCTCAAAATATTCTATTAGAAGACGTTACCATAGAGGATGCTCCTTTTTGGTGCGTCCATCTGCTTAAGTCCAAAAGTGCAACTGTTAGAAGATTGAAATTTGATGCTCATAACTTTAATAATGATGGGATAGACGCAGAATATGCCAGCGATATTCTTATTGAAGAAGTCGAGTTTGATAATGGAGATGACAACATCGCCATTAAAGCCGGACGAGATCATGAGGGTCGTGCCAATTCGGCTACGCCTTCAGAAAATATTGTTATAAGGAACAACCTGCTAAAAGGACTCCACGGAGTCGTGATTGGCAGTGAAATGTCTGCCGGGGTTCAGAATATTTATGTGGAAAACAACAAAGCTTCTGGTTATCTCAAAAGAGGGATCTACTTCAAGACCAACCCAGATAGAGGAGGTTTTATAAGGAATATATATATTAATAATATTGAGCTTCAAAAAGTTGAAGATTGCTTCTACATTACCGCCAACTATCATGGGGAAGGAGAAGGTTTTAATTCAAAAATCTCAGATGTTTTTATCAGCAATGTCACTTGTGAAGAGGCTACAGGTACGGCTGTGGTAATTCAGGGCTTTGAGCAGAGCAAGGTGGAGAATGTGAAACTCACCAACATTAAAGTGAACAGGACGAAGAATGCCACTTCTATAACCAACACCAAAAATGTCATTTTTGAAGAGGTAATTATTGGAGAAGAAGCTACTGTTCCTACTTCAGTTTCCGGGAAGGAATAG
- the uxuA gene encoding mannonate dehydratase: MVFEQSWRWYGPQDPVKLGTIKQAGANGVVTALHHIPVGEVWTEEEIEKRKKRLEESNKEHPFPLHWNVVESLPVHEHIKQARSDRGKYIENYKQSLINLGKCGISRICYNFMPVLDWLRTNVRYQLEDGSTALLHNLEDLIIFNLFILKRDNAEADYDVEMVKKARTKYAEMTQEELEVLKQSLLMALPGDKEGFTLEKLRNGLKDYKGISAAQLREHLVEFLAEVIPVAEEVGVVLAIHPDDPPWPVLGLPRVVSKASDLDYIFNKVPQKANGLTFCSGSLGASENNDLSEMIEAYYDRIHFVHLRSVQRDENARFYEANHLEGSAEMYKLVRTFYELQKKNNRQPIPMRPDHGHEMLDDQEKSFYPGYSAVGRLRGLAELRGLEFGIIKTLENQ, translated from the coding sequence ATGGTTTTTGAACAAAGCTGGAGGTGGTACGGCCCTCAGGATCCCGTGAAACTTGGGACTATAAAGCAGGCTGGAGCAAATGGAGTGGTTACTGCTTTACATCATATTCCTGTAGGGGAAGTCTGGACGGAGGAAGAGATTGAAAAACGAAAGAAACGGCTCGAGGAAAGCAATAAAGAACACCCGTTCCCACTACACTGGAACGTAGTGGAGAGCCTTCCTGTACATGAACATATTAAGCAAGCCAGGAGCGACAGGGGAAAATATATTGAAAACTATAAGCAAAGCCTTATAAACCTTGGCAAATGCGGGATTTCTCGCATATGTTACAATTTTATGCCCGTGCTGGACTGGTTGAGAACCAATGTTAGATATCAGCTGGAAGACGGCAGTACCGCACTTCTTCATAATCTGGAAGACCTTATAATTTTCAATTTATTTATTCTGAAAAGGGATAATGCTGAAGCAGATTATGATGTTGAAATGGTAAAAAAAGCCAGGACAAAATATGCTGAAATGACGCAGGAGGAACTGGAAGTTCTGAAACAAAGCCTGCTGATGGCATTACCTGGTGATAAAGAAGGTTTTACTCTTGAAAAGTTAAGGAATGGCCTGAAGGATTATAAAGGAATTTCAGCAGCACAGTTAAGGGAGCACCTGGTTGAATTTTTAGCGGAAGTAATTCCGGTAGCTGAAGAAGTCGGGGTGGTATTGGCCATTCATCCAGATGATCCGCCATGGCCCGTACTTGGACTGCCACGGGTGGTTAGCAAAGCTTCAGACTTGGATTATATCTTTAATAAAGTGCCACAGAAAGCCAACGGTCTTACTTTTTGCAGCGGAAGTCTGGGCGCTTCAGAAAATAATGATTTATCGGAAATGATTGAAGCTTATTATGACAGGATTCATTTCGTGCATTTACGATCTGTTCAGCGGGATGAAAATGCGAGATTTTATGAGGCTAATCACCTTGAAGGCAGCGCAGAAATGTATAAGCTGGTGAGAACATTTTATGAGCTTCAGAAGAAAAATAATAGACAACCAATTCCAATGAGACCAGATCATGGGCATGAGATGCTGGACGATCAGGAGAAATCTTTTTATCCCGGGTATTCTGCAGTAGGCAGGTTGAGAGGTCTTGCAGAATTACGTGGACTGGAATTCGGAATTATAAAAACACTGGAAAATCAGTAA
- a CDS encoding SDR family oxidoreductase: MKRLENKVAVVTGGNGVLGGAIAIGLAKQGAKVGILGRSEDTVQERVEEIKKFGGEAISLVADVLDKEKLISAKEKIEAKFGQVDILVNAAGGNMKGATITPEQSIFDLELDDFDKVSQLNFKGTVLPTLVFAKGMVENKKGSIINISSLAAQRALTRVMGYAAAKAAVDNFTKWLAVEMAQKYGDGIRVNAIAPGFFIGEQNRDLLLDKAGNLTDRGQTIVNQTPMKRFGEPEELQGVANWLAGEESSFVTGIVVPVDGGFGAFSGV, from the coding sequence ATGAAGAGATTAGAGAATAAAGTTGCCGTAGTTACCGGTGGAAATGGAGTTTTAGGGGGAGCAATTGCTATAGGTTTGGCAAAACAAGGAGCGAAAGTTGGCATCCTGGGAAGAAGTGAAGATACAGTGCAGGAAAGAGTAGAGGAGATTAAAAAGTTTGGCGGGGAAGCAATTTCGCTGGTTGCCGATGTACTGGATAAGGAGAAATTAATTTCAGCAAAAGAAAAAATTGAAGCAAAATTTGGGCAGGTGGATATCCTGGTAAATGCTGCAGGTGGCAATATGAAAGGCGCCACAATCACACCTGAACAAAGCATTTTTGACCTTGAATTAGATGATTTTGATAAAGTAAGCCAGTTGAACTTTAAAGGGACCGTACTTCCCACGCTAGTTTTCGCCAAAGGAATGGTAGAAAATAAGAAAGGAAGTATTATCAATATTTCCTCCCTGGCTGCGCAACGGGCACTTACCCGCGTAATGGGTTATGCTGCCGCCAAAGCCGCGGTAGATAACTTCACCAAATGGCTGGCTGTGGAAATGGCCCAAAAATATGGTGATGGGATTCGTGTGAACGCCATTGCACCAGGCTTTTTTATAGGAGAGCAAAATCGGGATCTTTTATTAGATAAAGCTGGGAATTTAACAGATAGAGGGCAAACAATAGTAAATCAGACTCCCATGAAACGTTTTGGAGAACCCGAAGAATTGCAGGGAGTCGCCAACTGGCTGGCCGGAGAGGAATCCTCTTTTGTTACCGGTATTGTGGTACCTGTGGACGGTGGGTTCGGAGCATTTAGCGGAGTTTAA